A window of Enoplosus armatus isolate fEnoArm2 chromosome 3, fEnoArm2.hap1, whole genome shotgun sequence contains these coding sequences:
- the kctd6a gene encoding BTB/POZ domain-containing protein KCTD6a — translation MENGDLGHMMGELVTLNVGGCVYSTSLSTLQRYPDSMLGAMFSGDLPTVRDAQGNYFIDRDGPLFRYILNFLRTSELTLPCDFKETELLRKEADFYQIEPLIQCLGDPRPLLLYPTDTYEEVVELSSTRKLSKYSNPVAVIITQLTITTKVHAVLESISSSFTKWNKHMMDTRDFQVSFTFGPCDHQQEVSLRVHLLDFISKAGFTIRNTRVHHMSERANENTVEHHWTFCRRVHKVND, via the exons ATGGAGAATGGAGACCTGGGTCACATG ATGGGGGAGCTGGTGACTTTGAATGTGGGCGGCTGTGTGTACAGCACATCTCTGTCCACGCTGCAGCGCTACCCAGACTCCATGCTGGGAGCCATGTTCAGTGGAGACCTCCCCACCGTCAGGGACGCTCAAGGAAACTACTTCATTGACCGCGATGGCCCACTATTtcg cTACATCCTCAACTTCCTGCGGACGTCAGAGCTAACGCTGCCGTGCGACTTCAAGGAGACTGAGCTGCTCAGGAAGGAGGCTGACTTCTATCAGATTGAGCCCCTGATCCAGTGCCTGGGAGACCCCAGACCCCTGCTGCTCTACCCCACCGACACCTACGAAGAGGTGGTGGAGCTGTCCAGCACCAGGAAGCTGTCCAAGTACTCCAACCCCGTTGCAGTTATCATCACCCAGctcaccatcaccaccaag GTTCATGCAGTGTTGGAGTCCATCTCCAGCAGTTTCACAAAGTGGAACAAACACATGATGGACACCAGAGACTTCCAGGTGTCCTTCACCTTCGGACCATGTGACcaccaacaggaagtcagcctgCGTGTCCACCTGCTCGACTTCATCTCCAAAGCT GGTTTCACAATACGCAACACGCGTGTTCACCACATGAGCGAACGGGCCAAtgagaacacagtggaacatcACTGGACGTTCTGCCGACGAGTTCACAAAGTCAACGACTGA